The following proteins come from a genomic window of Chloroflexi bacterium ADurb.Bin180:
- a CDS encoding putative ATP-dependent helicase Lhr, with amino-acid sequence MNPFETLSHVQKQYLSYVHTFQKFLNPAIQSWVKERVEAGALLWKEPYVEVTRPFAAGESFADLVGAGLLHPATPAVFTATPGNRAAPPVRLYQHQSASIRSLLGGHNTVVATGTGSGKSFCFAVPIVSEALRQRDQHVRGIKAVIVYPMNALANSQYEDLARRLAGSGLTLCLYTGDTPNSPTAALAQYQQVYGRDTPFDSEVLSRDEIRERLPDILLTNYVQLELLLTRFEDRKLFPPSMRGVLRFLVLDEIHTYTGKRGADVACLIRRLKQHTGTTGTLRCIGTSATVESGEGETAAGIVAEFAARLFGEVFLPDHVVGESYAPLPAELPEDTRVLLETVARRPQTLSSAAQELKRERSELQQTLEALKAPPPKLHAFFSQGRAISACLRQGDAHLNDRGERTCPVCAATGRADVPTFPLHFCRACGQEFYGVSLTRDGALHPRELDAPEFEGDAYYLYPAAHDPERAPLPENWLTPRANVRSDYAGSVPRNERYCPDCNRILGAADGPVDQQTSACAHRNAFAVSLVGVPLLLCPACGVAYDRRVREFNKLFTFGAVGRSTATDVLLRHTMERMGEDERKIIAFSDNRQDTALQSAHINNLQRRIAFRQALYTALHSGGFTEEEGRALSVSEVGLRLFRALEDAQALPAYRRDGSAYIPDAQSEQRYQEYLRFATLLDLEESHRYTHRNLEDVGLLIVRYGGLDRFAADPGPWTGLPLLADLDADTRFDYLLGFMEIMRKRLAIGHPSLLNPHEFRTQVLERLNEEAFFHDADEARLVGYSDTADVRRHGVTVYRFATGRTSLVVWTQRALRLGFAEAKELVGGVVAALADPRAGFLVRHRLRERAGPAWLEHELYLVNSEALQLQVTDRTLHLACPRCGTVHQFKSLRCCTGISCAELRESREMRDDYYRAQYTLPLDQAVTLAAEEHSGQVKGQVRKEIEARFKDCTQPLNVLVCTPTMELGIDIGDLSSVYMRNVPPSPSRYAQRAGRAGRRGQPSLITVFCGVGARRGPHDQYFYRFPEKVISGRIAAPRFLMDNQRLLVTHIHSLVLETLGEGLKLHGQPKALLDLEQPPLYPLRSDVERSYRNAVANRSSDIAAAVRQAFAAEMAALPWLTREFIDRTIAAFVDGLDRAFDRWRREYGRLTEELELINRQRSTGRPDAAQGRRREVIERKMYEMREGEDAWYVYRYLGGEGFLPNYAFPRLAVTTSFGELEEELERDPMIALSEFAPGNFLYYRGSRYEVTHARLKTRALAPETKELTLCPTCSAAYLGPEAKRAACRCGKDLRDSPPQLALELPDMFAQKTARITADEEERLRLGYVVTPHYQPGSYVRSSEVKVGDKVSFELRYEHNGRIVLVNAGPRQAEREGQASGFRLCTKCHRWLLGEDAVAKHVAAGAEGGCRQKARESDVAPPLNLYTDVQTDVLELVVPRPAGVPAEGARFFYTTLLHTWLQSIAVTLNLDERELGGFLTQHPTEPGQLNLVLYETAEGGAGVLESLTAAPRLKQVIARAREILHENDPEGGCERACYDCLLTFYNQMDHEWIDRQLVLPWLVALDGLRVEESGSVAAGPTLEELLARCQSGLERQVLRAIAERGLRLPDAAQKTLYDHDEPLAVADLFYEPNLAVFVDGPPHEQASVAAADEVKRRRLKAKGWRVFVVRGESQGQDLEELGRALG; translated from the coding sequence ATGAACCCATTCGAAACCCTGAGCCACGTCCAGAAGCAGTACCTGAGCTATGTTCACACCTTTCAAAAGTTCCTCAACCCCGCTATCCAGAGCTGGGTGAAAGAACGGGTCGAGGCCGGGGCGCTGCTCTGGAAGGAACCCTACGTCGAAGTCACGCGGCCCTTTGCTGCCGGAGAGTCTTTTGCCGACCTGGTGGGCGCCGGCCTGCTGCACCCGGCCACCCCGGCTGTGTTCACTGCCACGCCGGGCAACCGCGCCGCTCCGCCGGTGCGCCTCTACCAGCACCAGTCGGCCTCCATTCGCTCGCTCCTCGGCGGCCACAACACGGTGGTGGCTACCGGCACCGGCTCGGGCAAGTCCTTCTGCTTCGCCGTGCCCATCGTCTCGGAGGCGCTGCGCCAGCGCGACCAGCACGTGCGCGGCATCAAGGCGGTCATTGTCTATCCGATGAACGCGCTGGCCAACTCGCAGTACGAGGACCTGGCGCGGCGCCTGGCCGGCTCGGGCCTCACCCTGTGCCTGTACACCGGCGATACCCCCAATTCGCCTACCGCGGCGCTGGCCCAGTACCAGCAGGTCTATGGCCGCGACACGCCGTTCGACAGCGAGGTCCTCTCCCGCGATGAGATTCGCGAGCGCCTGCCGGACATCCTGCTGACCAACTATGTGCAGCTCGAGCTGCTGCTCACGCGGTTTGAGGATAGAAAGCTCTTTCCGCCGTCGATGCGCGGTGTGCTGCGCTTTCTGGTGCTGGACGAGATCCACACCTACACCGGCAAGCGCGGCGCCGACGTGGCCTGCCTGATCCGCCGCCTCAAGCAGCACACGGGCACCACCGGCACACTGCGCTGCATCGGCACCAGCGCCACGGTGGAGAGCGGCGAGGGGGAGACCGCGGCGGGCATTGTGGCCGAGTTTGCCGCGCGGCTCTTTGGCGAGGTCTTTCTGCCGGACCACGTGGTGGGCGAGTCCTACGCGCCGCTGCCGGCCGAGCTGCCAGAGGACACGCGCGTCTTGCTGGAGACGGTGGCGCGTCGGCCGCAGACGCTGAGCAGCGCCGCGCAAGAGCTCAAGCGCGAAAGGAGCGAGCTGCAGCAAACGCTGGAGGCCCTCAAGGCGCCGCCGCCCAAGCTGCACGCGTTCTTCTCTCAGGGCCGCGCTATCAGCGCATGCCTGCGCCAGGGGGATGCGCATCTCAACGACCGCGGCGAGCGCACCTGCCCGGTCTGCGCTGCCACGGGTCGGGCCGATGTGCCCACCTTCCCGCTCCACTTTTGCCGGGCCTGCGGGCAAGAGTTCTACGGCGTGTCGCTGACCCGCGACGGGGCGCTGCATCCGCGCGAACTGGATGCGCCCGAGTTCGAGGGCGATGCCTATTACCTGTACCCGGCGGCGCACGACCCCGAGCGAGCACCTCTGCCCGAGAACTGGCTCACGCCAAGGGCGAACGTACGGTCGGACTATGCCGGCTCTGTGCCGCGCAACGAGCGCTACTGTCCCGACTGCAATCGTATCCTCGGCGCGGCGGACGGTCCGGTCGACCAGCAGACGTCCGCCTGCGCGCACCGCAACGCCTTTGCGGTGAGCCTGGTCGGCGTGCCGCTGCTCTTGTGCCCGGCCTGCGGCGTGGCCTACGACCGGCGAGTGCGCGAGTTCAACAAGCTCTTTACCTTTGGTGCCGTGGGCCGGTCCACGGCGACCGATGTGCTGCTCCGTCACACCATGGAACGGATGGGCGAGGATGAGCGCAAGATCATTGCCTTTTCCGACAACCGGCAGGACACGGCCCTGCAGTCGGCGCACATCAACAACTTGCAGCGGCGCATTGCCTTTCGCCAGGCGCTCTACACCGCGCTGCATTCGGGCGGGTTCACCGAGGAGGAAGGGCGGGCCCTGTCGGTGAGCGAGGTGGGCCTCCGGCTGTTCCGCGCCCTGGAGGATGCCCAGGCCCTGCCCGCCTACCGGCGCGACGGCAGCGCCTACATCCCCGATGCGCAGAGCGAGCAGCGCTACCAGGAGTATCTGCGCTTTGCCACGCTGTTGGACCTGGAAGAGTCGCACCGCTACACCCACCGCAACCTGGAGGACGTGGGTCTGCTGATCGTGCGCTATGGCGGGCTGGACCGCTTTGCCGCCGACCCCGGGCCGTGGACTGGTCTGCCCTTGCTGGCCGACCTCGACGCGGACACCCGCTTTGATTATCTGCTGGGCTTTATGGAAATCATGCGCAAGCGTCTGGCCATCGGCCATCCGTCGCTGCTGAACCCGCACGAGTTCCGTACCCAGGTGCTGGAGCGCCTCAACGAGGAGGCCTTTTTTCACGATGCTGACGAGGCCAGGCTGGTGGGCTATTCGGACACGGCAGACGTGCGCCGGCACGGGGTTACGGTGTACCGCTTTGCCACCGGCCGCACCTCGCTGGTGGTATGGACACAGCGCGCACTCAGGCTCGGCTTTGCCGAAGCGAAAGAGCTGGTGGGCGGGGTGGTGGCCGCGCTGGCCGACCCAAGGGCGGGATTCCTGGTGCGGCACAGGCTGCGCGAGAGGGCGGGGCCGGCCTGGCTCGAGCACGAGCTGTACCTGGTCAATTCAGAGGCGCTGCAACTGCAGGTTACCGACCGGACGCTGCACCTGGCCTGTCCGCGCTGCGGGACGGTCCATCAGTTCAAGAGCCTGCGTTGCTGCACGGGCATCTCCTGCGCCGAGCTGAGAGAGTCGCGGGAAATGCGCGACGACTATTACCGTGCGCAATACACCCTGCCGCTGGACCAGGCGGTGACCCTGGCGGCGGAGGAGCACAGCGGCCAGGTCAAAGGGCAGGTGCGCAAAGAGATCGAGGCGCGCTTTAAGGATTGTACCCAGCCGCTGAACGTGCTGGTGTGCACGCCGACGATGGAGCTGGGCATCGACATTGGCGACCTGAGCTCGGTCTATATGCGCAACGTACCGCCCTCGCCCTCGCGCTACGCCCAGCGGGCCGGACGCGCCGGCAGGCGAGGACAGCCCTCGCTCATCACCGTGTTCTGCGGGGTGGGCGCTCGCCGCGGACCACACGACCAGTACTTTTACCGCTTCCCGGAAAAGGTCATCTCCGGGCGCATTGCCGCGCCGCGCTTTTTGATGGACAACCAGCGGCTGCTGGTAACGCACATCCATTCGCTGGTACTGGAGACGCTCGGTGAGGGACTCAAACTGCACGGTCAGCCGAAGGCGCTGCTTGATCTGGAGCAGCCGCCCCTCTACCCGCTGCGGTCCGACGTGGAGCGCAGCTACCGGAACGCCGTGGCGAATCGGTCGAGCGATATCGCCGCGGCCGTGCGCCAGGCTTTCGCCGCCGAGATGGCCGCGCTGCCCTGGCTGACCCGGGAGTTCATTGACCGCACCATCGCTGCTTTCGTCGACGGTCTGGACCGTGCTTTTGACCGGTGGCGGCGCGAGTACGGCCGCCTCACTGAGGAGCTAGAGCTCATCAATCGCCAACGCTCGACCGGCCGACCGGATGCCGCGCAGGGCCGCCGGCGCGAGGTCATCGAACGCAAGATGTACGAGATGCGCGAGGGAGAAGACGCCTGGTATGTGTATCGCTACCTGGGCGGAGAGGGTTTCTTGCCCAACTATGCTTTTCCGCGCCTGGCCGTGACCACGTCGTTCGGTGAGCTGGAGGAGGAGCTGGAGCGGGATCCGATGATCGCGCTCAGCGAATTCGCGCCGGGCAACTTTCTCTACTATCGCGGCAGCCGCTATGAGGTGACCCATGCCAGACTCAAGACCAGGGCGCTGGCCCCGGAGACAAAAGAGCTGACCCTCTGCCCGACCTGCAGCGCGGCCTACCTCGGGCCAGAGGCCAAGCGCGCTGCCTGCCGCTGCGGCAAGGACCTGCGCGACAGCCCGCCGCAGCTGGCGCTGGAGCTGCCCGATATGTTCGCCCAGAAGACGGCCCGCATCACTGCGGACGAGGAGGAAAGGCTGCGCCTGGGCTATGTGGTGACCCCCCATTACCAGCCCGGCTCCTACGTGCGTTCATCTGAAGTAAAGGTGGGAGACAAGGTTTCTTTCGAGCTGCGCTATGAGCACAATGGGCGCATCGTGCTGGTGAACGCCGGGCCGCGCCAGGCCGAGCGAGAAGGTCAGGCCAGTGGGTTCCGGCTGTGCACCAAATGCCACCGCTGGCTGCTTGGCGAGGATGCAGTAGCGAAGCATGTGGCGGCCGGGGCCGAAGGCGGCTGTCGCCAGAAAGCGAGAGAGAGCGATGTGGCCCCGCCGCTGAACCTCTACACCGACGTGCAGACCGACGTGCTGGAGCTGGTGGTGCCCCGGCCGGCTGGCGTGCCGGCGGAGGGAGCGCGCTTCTTTTACACCACGCTGCTGCATACCTGGCTGCAATCCATCGCCGTCACGCTCAACCTGGACGAGCGAGAGCTGGGCGGGTTCCTCACCCAGCACCCCACCGAGCCGGGCCAACTCAACCTGGTGTTGTACGAAACGGCGGAGGGTGGGGCGGGTGTGCTCGAATCGCTCACTGCGGCGCCGCGGCTCAAGCAGGTTATTGCGCGGGCCAGGGAGATCCTGCACGAGAACGACCCGGAAGGAGGCTGTGAGCGCGCCTGCTACGACTGCCTGCTTACGTTCTACAACCAGATGGATCATGAGTGGATTGACCGCCAGCTCGTGCTGCCCTGGCTGGTCGCTCTGGATGGGCTGAGGGTGGAGGAGAGCGGGTCAGTGGCGGCCGGACCGACGCTGGAGGAATTGCTGGCTCGCTGCCAGTCCGGGTTGGAGCGGCAGGTGCTGCGGGCCATTGCCGAGAGGGGACTGCGGCTGCCTGACGCCGCGCAAAAGACGCTCTATGACCACGACGAGCCTCTGGCTGTGGCCGACCTGTTCTACGAGCCCAACCTGGCCGTGTTTGTGGATGGTCCGCCGCATGAGCAAGCATCGGTGGCGGCAGCGGACGAGGTCAAGCGCCGCAGACTCAAGGCCAAGGGGTGGCGGGTGTTTGTGGTGCGAGGGGAGAGTCAGGGGCAGGACCTGGAGGAGCTGGGTCGGGCCCTGGGCTGA